TGCCTCGATGTGTGCCAAATCCCATGGCCGCTCCAGCATACTTGAATCAGATATCTATGAGGCCATTAATTCTGGTGAGTCCTATGTCTGCCTGAATAATGTTCTGCGAAGGGCTGTGACAAATCATGATCAGGCATCCATGTCCAGCAACGCGCCCCAGCTACAACAGGTTCATATGATAACTTGCAAAACTCAATTACTTACCATTAAAGTTGACTAATTTAGTACATGATGTTcaatttccattttctttttttatcagGAACCTCATCTTGTTGCAGCAACTTCCAGACTGATAGATAATGGTCCAACCGATCATCCGTACAAATCAGGGGAAGAAGCTACCCAAATCAGCGCTGAAGAACCTGATGAAGATCTCAACCTGCCGACTACCTCAAGTGGGGATACTGAAGAAACTAAATAAACAGCACAAAAATGGTGGTAGCTTCAATGCCCCTCCATTGTCTCATCATGTTCTCTAATAAATGATGTGGTGGCTGCTCAACCATGTATGCATGTCCTACATCTAGAAATAAATGATGGGAAACTTTGTATGGAGTTTTGTGTGTGTGCCGCTATCAAGTAATTTGCTTTGTATTTCCATTTGTGTATCCAATTTATTTTAATAAGTAAAGGTTGCATCCATTTTGCTGCCCAAGTTAGGTTCCATTCAGAATACATATTTTTCACAAGATTTCCAAAGGAAAGCCAATTCCTCTTTTTTGCTGAGGTCATGTACTAGATGGAACGGAGGAAAGTAGCTCCCAGTTCTGGAGGCAAGGATCAGTCTCCCCCACAAAAAAACAAGGAATAATTTGTGCCGATGTTTCTTTGAAATTTCGTTTTGTGTGATTAGTCCTGTAGTTAAGCATGTGCTCGTGCACATCAAGCcatttttgatttttttgattttttttgcacACGTAAATAAGGCGCACGGTTTGGGCTTTAGACGCGTTCACTTTCACAAACACAACCTCCTGATGCTTCAGAACATATGCGCATGCTCAGATCAGCATGAATCATGGCGTGGATAGAAACAGCAAAAATAAACCCAAATCATTGCAAACAAACATTATCACCACCATATCAGGAATAATACTCTTATAACTGACACACTCAACAGCTTACACTAAGCCCCATGATGCTTTACCTTTCGTTCCAATGCAATCTTGACCTTGGTGATCTCAATGCACCTTTGCAACTTCTTCGTCTAATTTGTCCACACACTTACAACAAAAATTAGCAATTGTGCTGCTAAAGTGCAACACAACATATATATTATCAGCGCACAATAGCTCAAATGAAATTAAACACACACAATTtctaacaaaaaaagaaaaagaagagagctTTATACACTAAAATAAACTGAGCAATCAATACCTGAAACACCAAGCTAAACATATCTAACAGTACAACATATGTCTCCTCAAACGGCAAGATGCATAATATAGTAATAGATTAAAGCATTCATTTACTGATCATTGgtaatattttatttatttcattttaAAGTGAATACTTAGTGTGGTCTCCAAAACCGAACTTTAACCACTAATTTATATATATGGCATAACATTTCTAACAACAAAACCATGGTCACAGAAAACACTTCCGAAATATTAATTCAGTGGTATCAGTTTTGTACCAAAAACCGCTACATGTAGTTGGGTTATagttgttttccttttttttaataaactAGGTAGAAGAGCTGCCAGACAGAACAACAATTCCTGCCAGTTGAATCGGAACATCAACGTGCGCCGCAAAACACCATCAGAGATCATGAAACTCGAATCTTGAATGTGTGCACTGCTAACAAAAAGAAATAGAGAGTGTATAACCTGAGCTTCGCACACTTGGAGCTTCAGAAACATTGGTGAGCACATCTTCTGCTATAACATTCAGATGCTGACACTCATGCTCAATGGCTTCAATGTCATATTTAAAGATCGACTTTTCTATCGAAAGAGCATTCACTTCGCCTACTAACCTTTCCATCCCCAGCTTCACCCAACCATACTCGCAAATAAGGGAGCCGACAAGTGTAGTGTAGCCACACCAGCTCTATCTTTAGCGAGTGTAATGTTCGTCTAAAAAAACACAAATGGGAGCAAAATATTTTATCAGCAATCATGTAAACCTTTATAGGTCTCAACAATACAGTAGTTTAGGATATGAATCAAGGTAATGGCACATGTGGAGTCGGGCCATATTGAGTCGTGCAATGGGATATTGTGAAAACCATAGCCACCAAGTTTCCAGAACAACAGGATTGAGGAACGAGGTGCGGAAACGTGGTATGACACTTGAGATGGATTTTTATATGGCGGGGATGAAATTGTTCCTACGTTCCCATCCCTGGAACGGTGTTCCTGGAACGAGGAACAGATGGGTGTTCTGTGTTCCGATGACTATGGTGAAAACTGCACAAAAGTTTGAACAAGTTAGGACTGTACCATAGAGATTCATTGCTGTGGGTACCAAGATCCTAACATACGcataagaaaaatatcaaaCAAGGTAACCAAAAGAAAAATCTAATACAAAAATGTAATAAAAAGTTATTGATATCCAGTGTTTTCAGAATTAAGTTGGTTATAGAGGAATATATAACCGAAGTATCAAATCGCATTAGTGATCTGAttatagttgaaggttgaaaattggACTTTAGCGATAATTTAAGGGTGTAAATCAGACTTTTCCCATTATATTTAGGGCAGCAGGAGCAGGCACAGGAAGTACTCATAGAAGATTTGGGACACCAAGGCCAGACAGAGATTGGATCCATATCCATCAATCCATCCAATTCCGAATCCAACCAACCAATTAATTTGTATTTTTTATTAACACTACTATCACAGATTTGATTATTTTTCTAACACTCCATCACCGCCGTTGAGTTCAAATCTGTGGTAAACTTTGACCATCAGTTTGTCAGGGCCGGtctaaggatggcaacgggttgGGTTTAGTTCGGGTGGAGTGTCTGGGCACCCAAAATCGAAACCCGAACTTAAAACCCGAACCCAGCTCGAACTCCAATTCGGGTCAGAATCCATCTCGAAACTTGCGGATAACTGTAACCCGACAGATAATCTGAAacccaacttttttttttacaaatcagCATTCTAGCAACCAAGGACAACATAAGAGTACATGATAACATGAACTGAATCTAGTTGAGATTATTACAAACAGCTGAGGTTATTACAAACAGAGCAACACTACACAGGGAGCACTCCAAGTTTAATTCAAGATTTCAAGTGCAAAACAACACAAATCAAGGATTGGCGAGGTCGGCACGGCCTGGAGAGGTACCAAGGTTGGCGAGGTCGCTCGTCGGAGGCCCAAGActtcaggggggggggggtgcggtcGTGCTAGTGCCGTGCGGGTCGCCCGTCGTGGCACGCAGAGTGGAGGGGGGAGCCTGCTGGCCTGCCGCTGGGCAGCTGAGGTGTGCGGCCACCGACTGCCGTGCGGGGCGCCTCTGCGCCTGGGCTGCAggcgaccgcggcggcgccgagcgccgTGCCGTGCAGGGTGGCCTGGCGGATGGGCGGGCAGCGTGCCAGTGCCTGTGCAAGCGCGGAGCGGGATGTAGGAGGCCAGGATATGGGATGGGTGAGGGCGTGAGACGCAAAGGTGTCCATGCGGGTGACGAGTAAGGGGCTTAGAGGGTGAGGGTGAGCATAGGATTTCCTGGTTTGTATAGTTAGGGTTGGTAGGTGGGCTTCTATTGGGCTGACTGTTTCGGAGGCCCAATAGAGCTCCGTGGGTTAATTTTAGAATCCTCCCCAAATCCACAATATTTTGATTATCCGAACTTGCAAATCCACAGATGGAAATCAAAACTGAACCCGAAAACCTGCGGACCCGATATCCACGAATATCTAGCCCGAACCCGCCCCACTGGGCAAGGGATTAGAGTTGGGCCCCTCTAAAAAATAGTgataataattatatataaattttCCCAATAAGTCAGGTGCATCCAAAATAGATTAATGAAAAAAACTATACATATTAAtattatttgatattatcttAAACATATGTACTAGTAATTCTAAATGGAAAGTCATTAATGAAGgtataaaataatatcacccatatatttcttgaattaaaCTTAAAAAACAAATTGTAATTGAAACTTGAAATCTAGTGTAGGCGAAAATGTTCGAGAGTTGCATGGCTTTCTATGTTCGAGAGTGGTCATGGCGCTGCCTAGCAAAGCAAGACTCGTTGGACGCCGGCGTGTAGGCGCTAGAGGGAGTTATGCACAGGCTAGGCACAACACAGTCGTGAAGTCATGGCGGTGGCATCCTTCTTGCAAGAAGCACTAGAGTTGTGGAGCCTTTATTGTGGCCGCGTGGATGTGGATTGTGTAATCTCCAATGCAACTGCTAATCAATGTCGAGTAATTACATAGCAAAGAACAAGAAGATGGCATAACACCGCGTATAGAGTTGTGGGGAGTTGCCAGTCATGATAAACCTTACGTGATGATTTGTTTCATTTAGAGAAAGTATTATTAGAGAAAGTAGTATAAGATAACGTAGGAGGGCTAAATGGAATGCCACATCATATTTGTGCTGAGTCGGAGGAGAGAGAAGTTCACAGCCTGCTCTTAGCCGGCTGTAACATTGAGTACAATAAACTTGGTGAGAGAATAAGGGAAGAAAGATAAATCAAGTAGTAATGGTGCAGTCCACCTATACAGCCAACTATTATATGGGCTGTCTATTGGATTTCCTTAAGATGACATGGTAACAACATATACCCTATAGGTAGCTAAATTTTTAGCCTTGCCCTTACTTATCTCCCTATTGTTATGGGCATTGGATTTTGGGGGCCCGGGTTAGACGCCCCTCTCGCcccttgttggtatttcttaacgctCACAGATAAGATATGCAAGCGCACAgaagataccattgtagcacttcacccggagagtatttTGGGTATCATATTTTCTCAAGGAACGGAGGTGTAACGATCTTCTAGCTAGTGTACCCTTGAAGAACAAGAGGTAAGAGAGGTTTGGGTAGTCTGATTTATCTAAAGATAAGGATCAAGGTTAGGTAAACTTAGGCTAGTCACTCGTTCACTTCGGGCACCGAtctgacccaggtactgttagggacctccggctATTAGCTATACGCCGCACTCGGACAGGAGGGACTACAataaccacgaagcagctttGTAGCTGACCAACGAGGCTGTCACCATCCGTGGTCTACCTTGCAATTCTGAAGAGTACatggcaaacaaaggcaatctaaggcctaaacaccacgtttaagccgtcgactactactctagcatCGCGTagggttacccgtctttatcaggggccctctaccagaGTATCCATTACGAGAACGGATGATGAACCCCTAAACgaatgaataacttaagaatacttaACTAAGAACTCACCAGAAGACGAACTCCAGATACTTACTCAAACAAATTGCATCCGTCTGAggtacaagacgaagagaggccAAGAAGTCCGGCTCTTCCCCGATCCTCCTTctcacacactccctactctaatgatacaagtggaagtctctctttctcttctacTTCTTGGATCCTCTTTGAATGCCTTGATATGGGTGAGTGCAGGCTCTTTTATAGCTTgtaaggtcggttcccgccatcccAAAGTATGGAAACTTGTTCGATAAGAGCGAATCACTGGCCAAGATGCACTTGGACTGGTGTcagtccaggttcggccgaccctatGGGTCGGTTGGCCCACATCTGCTGCCTCTGTTCACCGCCTTTGACTAGGtgactgacaggtgggtccttgGTTCATTTGTGTGTGGGTCGGGGTGaagtgtcccctcataagaggtgactcaaatgtgatacaaatatcagtcccaggaggctgataacatatttattatatcagatggtatatcaccgtacaactctacgagGTAATAGGcaatgaagcgccactatcgcgaggataacaactaaaacccaaacaagGACGTTAACTACAAAGagatcatcagagtcttgcgccatacgaagcTTTCTgcaggtgaccctatccacaggcaaggttgggtgcagaacggaacccctactcaacgtcctcgggaactggatcttcctctgtaaaaattaagcaaggctgagtacaaacatactcagcaagtccaaccacacccacggagggggtataaacagaatacatgcacaggataaatcaaggataaggctagggtttaatttgcggaaagctaatttttatgcatgggcTTATTTTGAAACAGGGTTTTTCTTAAAACAAATCTTTAGTAATTGAGTGGGGattgatcctacacaaaggatccaagttttaaattactaccggactcctcatccgccgtagcacacgacacagctgccggacacttttccaaaacaactcacaccaatcCATTCATTCCCAAAAGAagtactagttgtgtgaccaaaccgtaactcgcccagtaccgtgggcacggctattcgaataggttttaactctgcagaggtgtgcaactttacccacaagcagggtaccacagcacgatcaccttagtgtcggtgcagatcccaacaaagccattacccacctcagctagacctgactagccaacatgggatccaccaaggggtcattgacctatcatcgaggtttaaccggggcataagtcaccacgatcttaacccttctccttgatcacccgttgctctcagttCTCCTGATGGcaatcagactaactagtgggatttatgctaagccttTGCCACATACAACAGTTGAGTTGTTTGCACAATAGTTGAGTTagacaagatgacacatcaactcggtccttaattgtgacaggatggatatctcccaaccttgctcaaccacacaggtacgagcacaccttttggcaattcacacagaagtgccatccatctcatccAAACTCATCTTtcttttagtttccaaaaatttcacATTACCCCTttccacacactcacacattttccttttataaaacaagttgtaccatgttcaaggtcctaagcattctagcagcgattaacatccaaatagaataaatcatatttagacattaatctaggtggtcaaggaatggttataacaaatcaaggggtggctatccaaccatgttttcagccgtcaaagcatatgcagttttgtaaaacaggccaataggttgtgtttataaatctgggacaaaatatgcatcaaaggaagagattgaacttgccgttcgcaaagccttccgggaagtcttgatcgaggtactgtccttcgggttcggggtcgcggtactggtcctcgcacacttgctcacagtactgctcgtcgatgggctctccctcgttcacac
The genomic region above belongs to Panicum virgatum strain AP13 chromosome 8N, P.virgatum_v5, whole genome shotgun sequence and contains:
- the LOC120684563 gene encoding nuclear transcription factor Y subunit C-4-like, whose protein sequence is MSSGSKGGAGRPQELHGSAPTPLPSLQPQELDEFWRKIIVEIENMVNLNNHTIPMSSVVEIIREHQGGLMMSSEAPPVVTKVLEIFIQELTVRASMCAKSHGRSSILESDIYEAINSGESYVCLNNVLRRAVTNHDQASMSSNAPQLQQEPHLVAATSRLIDNGPTDHPYKSGEEATQISAEEPDEDLNLPTTSSGDTEETK